The following is a genomic window from Fundulus heteroclitus isolate FHET01 chromosome 16, MU-UCD_Fhet_4.1, whole genome shotgun sequence.
TTGTTCTACaaaacaatcaataaaaacacattttgctgcTGAGGAAAAAGGTTAAGACACTCTGCTCGCCTAATAGCTAGTTTTACACTGTTCAACTGAAAATTCTCATTAGTTCTATTCCTGGAATGTCGTACTTGATTTCTGCCAAACATGTCCTATTTTCTGTTGTCCAACTAATTAAACTCCACACTTATTTGCCCATAAAACATTATTCCAGAAATACTGTTGTTTGTCTACAATCTCTCAGCCAAATTTTCAACccagtgtttctgtttttgttaacCAGCAAAGGATTCCTCCTTGCTCCCCTCccataaaagtaaaatttgtcCAGTCTTTTTTCCGGTTGTAGAGACATCCACCTTCATATCAGCAGCAGCAAGAGCTTCCTGTAGGTCCCATGAGGACGTTGTAAGGTTTTTGGAGACATCTGGTACCGTCTTACGGTCTTGCTCCCCGGGTGGACTTGCCTGAATGACCAGGCGCGGATATGCCGACACTTGTTTGGAATGGTTTCTTTGCAGTTGCTGATTTTACATCATTTTGAGACATCGATAAACCGGGCCACACCAAACCAAAGGCCAGAAACTGAAGCAGCTCAGTCGATCTCACCCTAGTGTTCACTCTCGCTTTGACTGCCAGGAGCACATCAAGGAAACGTCTGAGGTTTAAACAGCGCACACTTTCAAAATGTTGATTCTAAATGATAATATTCATGGCCAACTGAATTGTTTGGTTTTGaacacttttttgtttgtttttttgctgtgttactaaagttaatattaaatatacaattataTGTCCAACATGTAGCTAAAAACTCCCATAGCATCCAAAAAAGATTAAACCACATGAAAATGCTTGGAATAGTAGCTTACATACATAAATACTGAAGAACTTCAAAGAAATAGTCTGAAAAATGTCTTATGTCTTCTACAACATGACACTGTGTCCTTGCATTTGTGATTGGGTCGTTAAtcacatcttttctttttcatttatcaCATCTGAAAGCTTTCTTTTTCATATTCAGAGCCACTTGATGCTTTGATTGTCAAAAGGAAAAAGTCAGAGACTTATGCAATATTGCCTTGATCTACActttagcaaaaacaaaagtctgCAGCTCCACTCGGTGGTACGTGACGGGAGGTGCACCCGAAAGCTGCTGGTTTTACAGATGGTCATTATTTCACATTTGAGGCTGACTAGGACAAATGGGGCAGTAGACTTGTTCATTGGAAGGGGTTTGCTCCTTCCGCTCCTGACTTAACACCTCACTGCCTCCACCATTTGTCCTACTGCTTATGTTCTTTCTCTTTTAGACTCCAGCATCGTTTTCAGTAACCTATCCATtcatctttttgctttttctacttttttgaAACAGCAAAATAAGAGTCTGAAGGGAGTTTTTTAACAGCTTAGCGATGCCAGAGAGTGAAACTGTACTGATGAGACGAGATAATTGTTTTTCTGTGAATGAGTAGGAGGAAGTCACTCAGCATAGGGTGTTACTCATATCTTTTTTGGACTCTTGTCACATGAGACTGTCAACGCAGCCCTATATCCAGCTGCATTTGCTGACAACCAAGGTGTATATTTGTTGCCGTCCCTCAGATCTTTGGAAGTCAGCCCAGAGAGGAGGAGACGGAGGTGTGTTTCGTGGACATCGCCTACGACGAGATCCCTGAGCGCCACTACAAAGAATCAGAGGTGAGGAAACAGAGGTTTCTGAAACGTCGCCACCATGtttggtggggggaaaaagtgacaaaagaaCAAAGGCTCAAGTGAAAAACCCACAGACCTGAAAGGCAGCGGAAGGATAACACAGGGCAATTTTTATTATCCACCTGTTTTTCACCACCAGCTGGTCATCTGCCCCATCTGAGAGATGGAAGAAACACAGATGCATGTATACGCGTTGGGGGGAGGCGATATTAGCTGCAGTGATTTGACATTTGTATGCACGTGTGCTGGCCAACCTACCCCGGTGTGACGATCATGAGGAGTGGAGCTATTAATAACCACAGGGAGTCATGACCCGGCAGCAGCGGTGTTTTATTATTGACACCTTCACTACACACCTCCCACTGGGATTTATggtcttctgcttttaaactctCGCAGCTAAGAATAGCTCAGAGATTATCTGCAGAGCTAAAAATAGCTATCAGACATCGATTATGTGTTTCATTCTTTATCAGGACAGATGCTGCCTCGGTTAATTAAAGAtgagaaaatattattttagtttcACATTACAATACCCATTATTTAACTTCTTTATTACCGATGCCCTTCCAGTGCTTTGAATAACCCACTTAAAATGTTCCTATTTGTCTCAATGACTTTAAACTGAAACCTTAGAGATTTATTGTTTCTCAGAAGTAGCAGTTTGTCAGGCCTTTTCAGCATTAAGAGATGAAACTGAGTGAAGAGTACACAATTGGAAActgtttttggaaaatattctTGTTAGTGACGCATTTTAAGAAATCATTTTCTACTATAAATGTCCCAATGTGTAAAGCTAGCCATTTAAAGCTAGGCATGCTCTTCACTTTTACTTCTGCTATTCCATAGTATGATTTTTcatatatttctgtgtttttaaaatatttttgtaaagcGTCTTTGAGTGTTCAAAGAAGCGCtacatccgtccgtccgtccgttgtcttccgcttatccggggtcgggtcgcgggggtagcagcttcagtagggaggcccagacgtccctctccccagccacttgggccagctcctcaggaggaaccccaaggcgttcccaggccagccgggagacatagtccctccagcgtgtcctgggtcttcccctgggcctcctcccggtgggacgtgcccggaacacctctccagggaggcgtccaggaggcatcctgaccagatgcccgagccacctcaactggctcctctcgacgtggaggagcagcggctctactctgagtcctccccggatgactgagctcctcaccctatctctaagggagagcccagacacactacggagaaaactcatttcagtctcttgtatccgggatctcgttctttcggtcacgacccaaagctcgtgaccatagatgagggtaggaacgtagatcgaccggtaaatcgagagcttcgccttttggctcagctctctcttcaccacaacggatcggtacagcgcccgcttcacagcagacgctgcaccaatccgcctgtcgatctcccgctccatcttcccctcattcgtgaacaagaccccaagatacttgaactcctccactaggggcaggacatcctccccaacccggagaaggcactctacccttctccggttcaagaccatggtctcggatttggaggcactgattctcatcccggccgcttcgcactcggctgcgaaccgctccagtgagagctgtagatcacgccctgatgaagccaataggaccacgtcatccgcgaatagcagagacgcaatcctaaggccaccaaagcggatcccctcaacaccttggctgcgcctagaaattctgtccataaaagttatgaacagaatcggtgacaaagggcagccttggcggagtccaactctcaccggaaacgagtccgacttactgccggcaatgcggaccagactctgacaccggtcgtacagagacctgacagcccttattaaagggtccggtactccatactcccggagtaccccccacaggatcccccgggggacacggtcgaatgccttctccagatccacaaagcacatgtagactggttgggcaaactcccatgccccctcaagaatcctgctgagggtatagagttggtccagtgttccacggccaggacgaaaaccacactgcttttcctgaatccgagattcgactatccgacggaccctctttccagaacccctgaatagaccttaccagggaggcttaagagtgtgattcctctgtagttggaacacaccctccggtccccatttttaaatagggggaccaccaccccagtctgccaatccaggggaactgcccccgatgtccacgcaatgttgcagagccgcgttaaccaacacagccccacaacatccagagccttaaggtactctgggcgaatctcatccacccccggggccttgccaccgaggagctttttaacaacctcggcaacctcagcaccagagatgggagaacccgacccagagtcctcaggctctgcttcctcaatggaagacgtgttggtgggattaaggaggtcttcgaagtattccgcccaccgacgcacgacgtcccgagtcgaggtcagcagcacaccacccccactgtaaacagtgttggtactgcactgcttccccctcctgagacgccggattgtggaccagaatcgctttgatttgattacatttgatttattattgttattgttattattattaataaatccGATCAATCAAATCCATGTGTATGCTTAAGACCTCAGTAGCTGGAAATTGCAGCAAGTTATTCACGTTTTGTCAGTCATCCTTGTTCCGTATTGTATTGCAGTTGCAACCCAATTAACTTACTCACTGATGGCGTTAAGGTTGTGAAAGGATCTGTTTTTCCTGGACAAAGACATACATTTTTCCCAACCTTGATTTATGGCTTTAACGTGAAGGTACCTTCAGAAACATGCTTCTCTATAATATTCAAAAACATGCATACAGTAGCTTCATGTTTCGTTTCTAAAGCTAGATCTGACTCGAAACGTGCAGCAGCTGTCTTCAATGAACTAAAGTCTTGTTCCTGTTGATGATATTTTCATGTGAAGTAGTTTGCTGAAGTGCTAGGCTTGGCTGCTGTGTGGgtgtgttttctgtcttttcttaaATGATTTGTTTATAATTCAGCCTGTTGCGTATTTCAATGGGCTGCCAGTTATTCCCATGTGGGTAAAACtcacaggaaaaaaatgtgCTCCCCTTTACCACATCTTTATTTGTGCACTGCAAAGAGCAGGTCACCATACAGCAAACTGTGCCAACCTGTAAGGTTTCTCTTTTACTGTAAAGGTTGAAAATGCATAGATGGGAACGCAAACCTGGCTTCATCGGGTCAATAAAGAGCACAGCTTATGATAGACGATTTTcttatggaaataaacatcCAGCTGATTAGCAATAAGCACCAGCTGGAGGAAATTGTCTTTACATTCTTGAATGTGAATCCAAAACCGTTTCAAGCAGCTggttataaatgttatataagtCTGTCTCTGAGTCATCACATGTCTATttctttaaagacaaaaatctcagtaacaatattttaaataaaacgcaatattttatatttttgatcttGTATGAAAGAACGGGTTTCTCTCAAGAGCTCAGTAAATTCCAGTGTGGTACCGCCATAGGGTGCCATCTGTGCAGTAACCCACTGTGCCGACCTTGCCATCTTTCTGCGAAGTCTCTAGCTACAGACCtccagtaactcaattcacaaaGTGAGACACATTATATAGAATAGGTACACACAAAGACTGATGTTTCCAATCCTTTATTTCTCTTAGTTATGGTCATTTTCTAATTAGAGCTaactaaaacaatatttaagctGAAAATATCATGTCAAACAATTTTTTACAGAATTGTGAGTtttatgaaaagtatgtttaatacctgttTAAAGTACTTTTCACCAACAAGCCTCATTGGAATGcattattctaatttattgaaaatgtctGAATGGGTGAAGGTGAATATTTTAGGCAATGTGGTATATAACTGATAAGAGCAATATTACATAAATATTGAAAAAGACCGAAGATGGTTGCATAttacaattaaacatttcttttgtttaatatGGTCTACGACACAGGTGTAAAACtcaaagtgtataaagtggctaaaactgtgcctcctgtaagtgtaactcaccccaatatctaCTTTTTTTGCAggtaaactgtataaactgggcctaagggtgctacttttatgttactgtgcattttgtatactactatgtgaactggaatgaaattatgaaatgaaaagtatcgtctctacacatgcaaccggcccttttattGACTTCATGAcaccaaagtggccccatatagaaattagtttgacacccctggtctacgacatatataatttttttaaatctgttagaTTACATATTGAAATAGGGTTTTAAGTACCCTTTTTCCAAAgagctttaaatgtttgataCTGACTAAGCAtctattgtatttattttttctttgtgtttcttcAGCCGTCTTTCGGTAAATCTGAAGACACATTTCCTGCACACTCAAATGCAACAGGCTTCGTCCATCTCCTCTACTATAGAGCTCCTTAACCCTCCCACCCGCACACATGACCCCCAAGACAAATGATCAGCAAAACACAATAAGTACACAGACAGGAGCGATTAATGCATGTAAAGTTGTCGTTGAAGGATGCTGTCTGTGCAGCCTGGCTGCTCTCTGTATGTATATCCTGTTATGAATGCAGGTGTTCCAGTCCAGTAGGCAGGAAGGGATGGATTATTCTCAGCGTGCATGAGGGATAAATTACAGAAAACCTCTTGGCATACCACTTTGGCCACTTGCTCAAAATCTTTGGGGGGAATGTGTTTCTAGAGAGAGCGCATTATCTCTTGATCAGCTGCCTGATTCTTTTTGCAGGACCTTCGAAATTTTAAGTCAAAGAAGACGGACAGGGGGAATCTGCAGGAAGGGTGGATCGACACCCAGGACCCCATCATGTGCTCGTACAAACTGGTTACAGTCAAGTTTGAGGTGTGGGGGCTGCAAACACGCGTGGAGCAGTTTGTACACAAGGTCAGTATGACAAACCCGCCGtattggattttgttttcttctacACCCTCACTTAATTTTCTTCTCATacatcgtaaaaaaaaaaacgttgtgaCTCGTGCTGATCGCTATCAGCACCCGAGGCCTTCAATTTTCTACTCTGGAAACATGTAACCACGGCAGTGAGCGAAATCAATGTCTGCCCTGGTCACCTCTCACTGTTAGCCCCGCCGGCAACATTTAAACCTAATATCTGCTATTCCCCAGAAGCATTTCTCCCAGCTCTTAGCAGCATTTGTCCTTGGGTCAGACTGtccctttcccccccccccccccccatgcctGAGGCTCACTTTGACACGCATACCTACTCACAGTCAGGGCCATTACTCATAAGGTAGCGCTCAGAGTGACTCATATTAATCAAGTGTTTCTGCGGAGAAGCACAAACAATAGCGACTTCAACGTGTTTTCAGTCTCTCACCTTCAGGTTTAAGTTAATGTGATTCATGTCCGCTCACCTTGAATTTCCTCCTCCACACCGCTCTGatttcacctttttattttctaactttCCTCAGGTGATTCGAGATGTCCTGCTTCTGGGACATAGGCAGGCGTTTGCGTGGGTGGATGAGTGGATTGGTAAGTTTATTGCAGATGGTGGCAACAGGAATAGAAAAGTTCTGgttagttgtttgtttgtagatatagatatagatataggtatagatatagatatagatatagatatatacataaatGAGGCAGGGGTTTTAAATCCATTCATCCATAGTGTACACCCagttatccatgcagggtcacaagggtgctggtgcccacaatgcaaaaagggaactcaaagtaagtaaatttCTCttgaaattatgtatttttccttgatttgagcagctaaataagattctTTGCCAATGGTATTAGTAgtcttacccctaaaataagataattagatatcctgcacttgaaataagatgatggagattaattgttcttatcttaagtgcaaaaaatcttattccattggcaaatagtcttatttagctgctcaaatcaaggaaaaagacactaatttcaagaaaattttacttacttttagttcctttttgcagtgtatctcCAGTGGTCAATAGACGAGAGACGGGGTACACAAACAATAGCAACTTCAACGTGTTTTCATTCTTTCTGCAAGGCAACAGAGCTCCCAACTGTGCAACCCCAAGTTTTGAgtgttttgcaaaataaaaccgATTATCTGACAAGgacaaaattatgaaaatacACAAATTCAATGAGTTTGTGACTCATTGAACAATCAGCCAAGAATATTTCAGTTCTTTTGTTGAATGATTTTTATACTCTTCCCTCTAATGCCCCTTATCAAGATTTTTTCAAAAATCAAGTTGAGGTTTGAAGGCCAGTAAGGCCATGGTTTAACCTTATTCTTGTTCATCCTCTGTAATTTTGTGTAAGGGCTTCTCTTTCTATCTCAggctttgctgcaatcaaatgaaatgtttgaaataacATTTCGTAGGTATTTCATTGAATGTGCCCATCCCTTATTGCAAAAACTCTCCTTAAATAAGAAATGTTtgagaaaaatactttttttctaacaaaatttaaaatcattttccCATTGTTGCCAAAAAAGCCCCAgaagaaaaagtttaatttccACGTTTCACAAAGATCTttttgtgtgcaggttttgcggTACACCATTGCTGAAAAAACAGCTTAAGCCTTTTTCTTAAGATCTTTTGCTTTGCAGCAGACTTTTCTTTTCAGCTATCTAATGAGTCATGTAGGTGAAATGTTTCCATTTATCTTTGTTAAACTGACCTCATATGTCTTATTATTGAACTAATATCTCAAAGCCAGAGCGTTGGCAGTTTAAAAAGGCTCAGACTGCTCATTCTTGAGAGAACGTTTAAAACTTTACCAAAACGTCTGCTCTTCcctttctttcctgttttcaaacagaaataaattagaaattCCAGTAAAAGAAAATTGGAAATTCCAGTAAAAATCCTTTAATAAATGATGTAAAACATACAGTGAGAATTTTGTTAACTTTCACTTGTGGACCCTTTAAAAAACATATGTCTGAACAGTGATGCATAAAAATGTCCATGTTTAATAGATCTTTATGCAGCATGTGACATCTTTTACTGCTAGTCTGGAAAAGGTGCACAGAATACGCTGCTGCTGTGCCAAATTAATCAACATCTTATGTGGCAGACTGGGGCTTCATATGTTTtatttggtaattataactatataatataattattattatattataactatataataattataacagAGTGAAAAAGGTCACGTGAGGCGTTCCTAAAGACTTTGTTCAGGGGCCAATTTAACATTTTCCCCTTAGCTCAGAATATGAATgcatgaaaaaattatttatttgggTGATacatttagatcaaaacatctcaagatttaaaaaaaggaaaaaataaataaataaaaataaaaataacaatcatTCCGACCAAAAAGGAATAGGGTGATGCAATTCTTACTCTGCATAGTTttcatgcgtgggttctctccgggtactccggcttcctcccacagtccaaaaaacatgactgttaggttaattagtctctctaaattcttcttaggtgtgagtgtgtgcgagaatggttgtttgtcctgtttgtctctctgtgttgtcctgcgatAGACTagcgatctgtccagggtgtaccccgcctctcacccagtgaatgctggagataggcaccagcacccctcacgacaccattagggatagacgtgttgggaaatgtatggatgtatggGATGGATTAATAAGTTAGCCTGATGTCTTAAAACATTGCCAGAATTAAGGGAACTTCAGTAATCTGAAAACTCgtcattttgaaatgtattttctggAAAGATATTTGAATACCCTTGTGTATGTGTCGCGTTTGTGTCTATCCAAACATAAGGTGAATTAATGCCATTTTCAGCCCAAttagtttgtgtttatttctttactcCATCAGACATGACCatggaggaggtgagggagTATGAGCGCGCCACTCAGGAAGCCACCAATCTGAAAATCGGCACTTTCCCCCCGGCCATCTCTATCTCAGAGACCCCTCTGCCGTCGAGCACCCGCAACGGCCCCAACAGTGCCCCTTCCACTCCCCTTTCCACTGA
Proteins encoded in this region:
- the pitpnc1a gene encoding cytoplasmic phosphatidylinositol transfer protein 1 isoform X3 gives rise to the protein MISKHSHEQSERGEGVEVVQNEPYDDPEHGSGQFTEKRIYLNNKLPSWARAVVPKIFYVTEKAWNYYPYTITEYTCSFLPKFSIHIESKYEDNTGNNDNIFGSQPREEETEVCFVDIAYDEIPERHYKESEDLRNFKSKKTDRGNLQEGWIDTQDPIMCSYKLVTVKFEVWGLQTRVEQFVHKVIRDVLLLGHRQAFAWVDEWIDMTMEEVREYERATQEATNLKIGTFPPAISISETPLPSSTRNGPNSAPSTPLSTEAPDFLSVPKERPRKKSAPETLTLPDPGRRDSLFKLPSFFSWNSSPQPE
- the pitpnc1a gene encoding cytoplasmic phosphatidylinositol transfer protein 1 isoform X2 — encoded protein: MYRVGQLYMISKHSHEQSERGEGVEVVQNEPYDDPEHGSGQFTEKRIYLNNKLPSWARAVVPKIFYVTEKAWNYYPYTITEYTCSFLPKFSIHIESKYEDNTGNNDNIFGSQPREEETEVCFVDIAYDEIPERHYKESEDLRNFKSKKTDRGNLQEGWIDTQDPIMCSYKLVTVKFEVWGLQTRVEQFVHKVIRDVLLLGHRQAFAWVDEWIDMTMEEVREYERATQEATNLKIGTFPPAISISETPLPSSTRNGPNSAPSTPLSTEAPDFLSVPKERPRKKSAPETLTLPDPGRRDSLFKLPSFFSWNSSPQPE